A segment of the Numida meleagris isolate 19003 breed g44 Domestic line chromosome 21, NumMel1.0, whole genome shotgun sequence genome:
ATGGTGCAGAGCTCCAAGGCTGTGTGTGCTTTGGCGTGGGGAGAGCTTTTCCAGCCACGCCGGTGCCAAACACCTCTCAGCCCTCCCCTTGGCTCCCAGGAGCCCATCAGATGGGCTTTGTCCTGCCCCGGGCATCCCCGTGCCAGCGCTGCTACGGCACGTGGCTGGGTGATGCTCCTGGTCCTGAGCCAccccagcaccaatccctgCTCCCTGCGTCCTGCAGGGCCGTGCCAGGGCCCTTACATCAGCCTCTCCCCTAAAAGCCACTCGGGAAAGATGCACCGCTCAGCACTTTTAGAGCAGATTAATattcagagggaaaagcagTGATTTAGCAAGGCCCAAGCACAACAAAGGCTGAGATTTATGGCCTCCTGTATTAGAGCATTACATTCCTAGCAGGCTTTCTGTCTCTGTTATAAATTTGTAACAAAGACGAGCAAGCCTTACACCAGCTTAAAATAATGTAGAACACGGGCTGGAGAGCCAAACCTTGTGGGGAGGGGAATGGGAGAGTTATGGGGTGAGGACAGAGGGGTCCTGGGGCTGTCCCGGACccatcccagctctgtgcatccTCACACCGGGATGCAGGAGGACCACGGGGCGCTCAGGGATGTTCTTCCTGTACCCAGCGGGTCGGGATTTTGGCCAATCTCAGCATCACTCCATGGAGAGGGGCTGTGGGATCTCTCCACACAGTGGCAGGGCTCGGGCTGCGCACAGGAGCGGAGTTATCGCAGCTGGCCCGGGTCAGCAGTGACGTTTGGTTTGGATGAAACCACGCCGGCCCACAAGTGTCTGACTGCGGGCTGGCAGGGAGGGATGTACAACGGGAGAGCCTCACCAAAAGCACCGCCAAGGTCCTGCtggggggggagtggggggcgtggggctgggggcgtCCCCGCTCCCACCCATTAAACCTGCACGGAGCGAGCATCGAGGTGGAATTACAAACACGGTGCGTCGACGTCTGGCAGGGAGAcaaagcagagctcaggcagAAGCTGGGCCGGGGCCAGGAGGTTGTCTGGGTCCTGCGCAGCCGGAGGGctttaaaaggagagaaagaggaaagggagaggacaAAGGGTTCTGCAGGAGCCCAGCGCTGCTGGCGGTGCCAGGTGGGGCTCCCCATCCCATGCGCTTGCCATGGGGACAGCGGAGAGCGGCCAGCTCCCTCTGCGGGGCTGTTTGTGCCCCNNNNNNNNNNNNNNNNNNNNNNNNNNNNNNNNNNNNNNNNNNNNNNNNNNNNNNNNNNNNGAGCAGCACAACCCCCGCCTCCTGCAAGGCTTTGCTCTGCTTATTATCATATTTAATTGCCCTCCTGCTCACCCCAGGAAATGAGCAGAAGATGGTGATAGCAGCACTTTCTGATGATGTAAACACGCGCTGCAGCTCTCCCTTCGCCAAACTGCTCCCAGGGAGAGCGCTGATTTATGGCCCCCACCCGCTCCCCCCCGCTGCCGCTGCGAGCTTAATCCCGGGCTGCGGATCCGACATAAATCACTTGATTAAAAGCCCTACTTAATTTAGGAGGGGGGAGCGCAGCTGATCGATTTAATTTACACATGGAAATAGCAACAAGCAGATGCTTTTAAAAGGGCCGATGAGACAGAGCCGCGGCCCACAGCCGCGCTGCATTAACCACCTCGTTGCCAGGGACGTGGGCACGGCGCCATGGGCTCTGGGGTCAGAGCTGAACCCAACCACCAAGGGGCCACCAGACCAGGGCTCGGGACACCCCCCCAGGGGTACAGAGGCAGGGAGGGGGttaacctaaccctaaccctgaccctaaccctTACCCTAACCCTTACCCAACCTTTCCATCACTGGAGCCTGAGCCCAGCTGGAAGCCTGAGCCCTTGGCGAGGACATTGGTGTGCAGCATCCAGCACATCTGGCAGCACCCCCGCATCACCGCCCTGCGCTGGGAAACGCAGGGGAAGCGCTGCAGCGCGGCCACGTGCACCGACCGCTCTGGTAGCAAAGGAGGCGAAAGTTGAAGGGTTTGCGGCTGTTGGACCGTGGGGTATTTTGACAGGGAGCCGTCCCCTAACCCAGGAGggggcagcagcccctgcccccgTGCACCCCAAGCATCTCCCAGCACACGGGATGGGGACGGCAAAACGCACGGCTTGGTTAAAGTCTTTAATAATTACAAGAATTCCAGATTCATTACAGAAGAGTTTACAACAAATAATATTTCTCCATACAAAggcaaaataaactttttcaaGTAATAGCGCCCTGGCTCCGCGCTCCCAGCGCCAGGGactgggggggtggggggggacgGGGATGCACCGGACCCCATggccccctcctccccagcgGGGCGGTCCGGGTAAGGCACAGCCCCGGGGTGTGGAGCTCCGTGCCCGGCGCTGGGGCTGCACCCGGCCCCCCCACAGCCCCCGGGGGAGGGAAAGGCCGCGGGCATCGTGGCCGTGTGCTCCCGAAAGGCATCGacacattattattattatggttTAATACAACCCCATATaaaactgaagcagcagcagcaattcttATCGAGGGACCTAAACTGAAATAGGGTTTagaacataatttaaaaaaataaaaacagcaaaagtagcaaaatatatggatttttttttttttttttttttttttttgtaatatataGCAACTGATATCTACCAGCCACTAGTACCTTCCTACCAAACCGGTATAGCTCTGGTAACAACCCTTTTAAAAAgacatgtaaatatatattcatatttatacatattttagCTATGTACACGGGACTTTTGTTGTAGCACTGGTGCGTGGGGCGGGCGCCGCACATCCCACGTGCGCGGGTttgggcagcagagcagcgcGGTGCTGCACCGGGACCGGCCCCAAAGGGACCCTGCGGCACGGCCACGCGGAGATACCCAAGCACGGGCCTCGTGGGGAAGttttaaacagataaaaaaaaagaaaaagaaaaaaaaaaaaaaaaaaggaaaaaggaaagccaaCCACCAGGCAAACACCGAACGGAACCTTTGGGCAGAGCTCCCCGCGGAGCTGCGGCGTGCGGAGCCTCAGTGCCGCTTCGGCGCTGCGTGGCTGTGCGGGGCGCAGCGCGGCAGGCAGGGCTCGTCGGGCAGCGCGTCGTGGGAGAACACCGAGTCCTCCCCCGAGGAGCAGGTGGAGCTGCGCGTGGCCGGGAAGCCGGGCGAGTACTGGTCCAATGGCACCGACAGGTCCAGGTACTCCTGCAAGGGATGGGTTCAAGGGGGGCTCTCCGCGGGGCGGGGTGGGGTGTGGAGGCTCTCCTACCTGGTTGGAGGTCATGGCCACGATCCTGTCCAGGTCCTCCACCAGCTGCTTGAAGGTGGGGCGCTGGGAGGGCACGGCGTGCCAGCAGTCGCGCATCATCATGTACCtgagtggggtgggggggagctGAGCGCACCCGTGggtgcacagctctgcccctggCAATGCGCAGGGCTCGGGGGTCATCCTCCCACGGACACGGGGCGGGGGGCAGGGCGGGGGGCTGCTCTGTGAGGGCGTAACCCTGGGGTCATTCTGGGATTCACTCCCGCTGAGCAACAGCAAAGGGAGATGTGACGCTGGTTATCGCAAACAGATTCAGCTGATGTTGTTGCAGGCATGGGGACTGCTGCAAAAGTAATTCTGAGCATCTCCCTTCCCCAGCGCGCACCTGCCCGCACCCAGGACGGAGCAGGAGCTCAGCACGGGCGGCACCGCAGGCACGGTGCCCATGTGCCCACTGCCCCCCAGCACTCACAGCTCGTTGGTGCAGTTGCTGGGCTTGTCCATCCTGTGGCCCTCCTTCAGCAGCTTGAAGAGCTCCTCCACGGGCACGCCGGGGTAGGGCGAGCCGCCCAGCGTGAAGATCTCCCACAGCAGCACGCCGAAGGACCAGCTGCGGGCAGGCACACGGGCGCAACGTGAGCCACCGCGCCGGGCACCACGGGGAGCTCCGGGTGTGCACGTGGCGCTTTGCACAGCTACACGAGGAGCAGCACCCTGCAGTACTCACACATCACTCTGATGAGTGTATATTCGGTCGAACAGAGCCTCCGGGGCCATCCACTTCACTGGCAAGCGGCCCTGCGACAAGAGAACGCCATCAGCTCAGCGCAGCCCACGGGGGTGGCCAGGGCCTGAGTGGCACAGCCGCCTCCACCCGCTCACGTTTGTCGTCTTCTTGTAGTAATCGATGTGGTGGATGTCGCGGGCCAGCCCGAAGTCAGCGATCTTCATCACGTTGTCCTCGGTCACCAGCACGTTCCTGGCCGCCAGGTCCCTGTGGATGCACTGGGCAGAGCGCGGGGCCGTCAGACGGCGCCCGGAGCCCCACGGCCCCGTCCCAACGCGCCCACCGTGAGCGGCCCGCACCTTTTTGGAGGCCAGGTACTCCATGCCGCGCGCCACCTGGTAGGCGCAGGACACCAGGTCCTTGAAGGAGAGCTGCTCCTCGGGGACGCGCGTGGGGTTGTAGCAGTACTCCATGCCCGGCGGGCGCCGCGCCTGCAGGTACTCGCGCAGGTTGCCCTTGCTGGCGTACTCCACGATGACGTAGAGGGGCCCTGAGGGAGAGCGGGGCTGAGCCATGGGCCGGGACCCCACGGCCTGCCCCATGGGGGCACGGTGCCGGGAGCCCCTCCCCGCCCGCTCACCGTCCTGCGTGCAGGCCCCCAGCAGGTTGATGATGTTCTTGTGCTTGCCGATCATCTTCATCATCTCCATCTCGGAGATGAGGTCGGACAGGTCCTTCTCTGTGGCGTcggctgcagcagcaaaggcagcagtCAGGGAGGCCGGCCTGGATCCCCCCGCACCATGCACCTGGGTACCGTGCAAGGACCCCCTCCCATTGCCACTTACACTTGAGCATCTTCACGGCCACTTTGGTGACGCGGTTTGGCTTGTCCTTGTCCAGGCCGATGGCTTCCGCCAGCACCACCTGCCCAAAGCAGCCTTCTCCCAGCGGCTTGCCCAGGATCAGCCTGGTGGGAGGACAGACAGACATGTGGCTGTGTTGGGACAGCAGGATGGCTGCCACGCTCAGTGCCATCATCCTGCCCCATCTCACCCCACCTGAACCCATCCCACCTGAACCCATCCCACCTgaacccatcccatcccatcccatcccatcccatcccatcccaccccactcCATCTCATCCTGACCTGTCCCGTGGCAGCTCCCAGCGTGGGTCCTCGGGCAGCTCATACTCAGAGACGCCGGCCAGCATGGGGGTTCCGCTGGAGGAGAGCCTCGAGGGCCGCACCAGCATCACACCCGAGTTCATGGAGGAGCTGGAGTCAGCTGACACCTGCAGCGGGGCCGTGGGTTACCTTCACGCAGCGCCGGGGCCGCAGCCGCCCTCTCCCAATGGGGAGATGCTGACCGGGACCCCCCCAGCTCCTGAATGCTGCAGGTGCCCTGCCGCTCCCTGCTGGAGCACGACTGTATCATTTTTAATCGATTTCCTGCTTGGTGGTATCACAAAATGCACAGCCTGGGGGCCTTCGGTGTGCAACACGCACTCTGTCTCAATATTAAATTGCCATAAATCCTCCTGGTTACCCTCGTTGCCATGGGGCCACGCACACAGCGTGGCGAGGGGTGGCCATGGTGCCCCATTCATCCCAACCCAGGGAAAGGGCACTTCTTTGGGGAGGGGCAGTAGGAGCCAAGAAACCCCCTCTCTACTTTCTGTTACCTGTCTGCGCAGTGGGATGCTCTTGGCCAGCTTGTGCACGGCCAGCTGGCTGTTGAAGTCTGTCTTCTTGGTGGTGCTCTTCATCTTGTAGATGATGACAGTCACCACCATGCAGGAGATGAGGAACGCGCCGGTGCAGTAAATGATGATCTCCAGGTAGAGGGGGGATGTCATCATGGCCGGCGTGTCCTCAATAGCTGGGTCGGCACAGAGAGGGCATCAGTGGGAGCCAAGAGTGGGACTGGGCAGAGCCTGGCTCCTCTCAGCATCACCAGGGAGCGGTGGTGCAGGACGATCCCGCATGCAGCAGGGAGTGGTCAGGCTGCTGGGACGCTGCACTGCACCCATGGGATGGGCCCTGCGCCCACACCCCTGGGATACGCATCGTACCCATACCCTTGGGACACGCACTGCACACACAGGCAGGTGCCTGGGGCAGGAAGGGGCCGTGGGTGGGGGGAAGCAGAGGTCTGTGCCCATCCCCGCTCTATGCGGGAGGGCACCACGCAGTCTGCATGGGGACTGTGTGGGGCCGAGCTCTGCCCATGCTGAGCTGCACGCCCTTTGGGATCTGTGGTTGCAGTGGGCTGGAGGGGCCGTGCGGCACCGgtgggtgctgggagctggagccGAGCAGCCAGAAgcgcctgcagcagcagcagcagcagcagcagcagcaatgtgccgcagcactggggctgggggagggggtCCCATCCCCCCCGCACCACGGCACAGCCCCACTTTGGTGGCCGGGGAGGTGGCAGTGCCACGAACAGCACAGCCACAACCCTGGGAGCTGCCATCACACCGCCGGCAGCCCCCGACCTGACCCCCCCAGAGAACAGAGCCTCAGAGAGAGGCGGAAGAGCCGAAAcctcctgtccccagcagcaccacctcGCAGGGCACCCAAGCAGCGGCTGATAACGGGCAAAGCTTTTGGCAGAAGAGCGGCGCCCACGCAGCGCCCCAAAAACTTGCCCTGGCTGCTGTATCAGGCGTGGGTCCGCGCGGCGCCGATGGCCGAGCAGCGCATCGACGCACACAGCAGCGCAGCAAAGCGACAGCCCCAGCAATGCATCCGACACACGTGGAAACAAGGGAGGAAGAGGGACAGGAAGAAGAGTATATACCTTCGAGAACTGTCAACCATGCAGAGTGATGGGAGATCCCAATAGAATTACCCGCCAAACATGTATACTCCCCAGCATCCTCAAATGAGACATTCCTTAAGTGAAGGACTTCCATCTCTTTGTCTGTCGTGTTAACGCCAGCCGTCTAGAGGGGAGAGTGGAAGCAAAAAACGGAGAAGCAAACGACATGAGACCTTCAGGGGAGAGGCGGAGAGGAGGGAGCAGTCTCATTTGGCAGAGCCCCGGGAGCAGACAGAGACCGTGGAGACCCCTGGGAGAGACCCTCCGGATGACCGCTCATCCGGGCGGACCGAAGGAGACGCcgctaaaaaaaacccttcaccAGCGGAGCGTCCTGCCCATCGGAGCATGCTGGCAATGGGCCACATGGAAAAATAGAGCTCAGGGAGGGCCGGCTGGGCACCACGGCGTGGGAGCACGAGGACGGAGACACGGGGACGGCACAGAGCGGGGAGCACACGGGGAGACACAGCACGCAGCCCAGCCGGCCCCGCGGGGGTATTTTTCCATGGCTTTTTTGCACCAGAAGTACAGCAGAAACCAGAGAGCCCAGAGTTGTGTTTTCCAGCGCTGGGGACGGGCGGTCCCAGAAGCATCCCACTGGGCGTCCTTCCGATTACCTTGTGCCAGAGGTCTGGTGACAGTGAGCCACGCAGACTGGTTGGCCTCGCCAATATAATTGGAAACCTTACAAACATACTCCCCGCTCTCCGCCTCTGTCACATTATACAGGGTCAGCACCTCCGCATCAGAGCTATTAATCCCCGAGTGCTGGAACAGACCAACAACAGAGGAGTCACGTCGATGGGGTCAGAAACCACAGCGCCCGCAGCGATGgtgccagcacagggctgggggccACGGGGGACGTGGCGAGCCGGGAGGCAGGGGACCATAaacctgctcctgctgcagtgcatggGGGTGTGGGTAGGGACAGCCGTGCACCTTGGGGTGGGGGTGGCCATGTGCCCTATGGTTGGGGGTGGCCATGTGCCCTATGGTTGGGGGTGGCCATGTGCCCTATGGTTGGGGGTGGCCGTGCGCCCTGGGCCTGGGGACATGGCTGGGGATAGCCATGTGTCCTGGGACCTTGGTATGGATGGGGACACACGTGTTTGCAGAGGGGCTGAGGGCATTGCTTGTGCCTGGACTGAGCCAACCGCCTCGTGCTCGCCCCCAGCGCCCACCCAGCCCATGGCATACACCTTCAGGGATCCAAAGGACGAGTGCAccgctgcctgctgcccccTGTCTGCCTCTcacccagctcctccaggacAGCCCAGAGcggagcaggcagggctggtggGGCTCCAGATGCCTCGATGCCACCTACGTGTCCCCAGCTGTGCCCAGTGAGGGCAGTGACCCCGCAGGGACCCGGGCTGGGGCAGCCCGGCGTGTGTGCGGCGTTACCTTCAGGATCTGCACGTAGGGCAAGTTGTCGGGGCCGATCTTGCTGCCGTTCACCTCGATGTGCTTCAGCCACTGGATGTGTGGCTGCGGGTCGCTGTAGACCTTGCAGACGAACTCCACGTTGCTGCCCAGGGCCACCGTCTTGTTGGCGGGGAGCCCTGCCTGCAGGATGGGCCGGTGCGGGGAGCGCTCTGCGGGGCCGGAGGGATGGGGACCTCAGCAATGGGCACCCCACGTCCCCAGGGGtctcctcccacagccccacagagcagGGGACAGGTGACATCCCGGCACAGGGACGTCGCTGTCTATTCAGGGGTCAGAGGTCACACAAACCTAACGAGGGCCCCAGCCGTTGCCACTGTGGTGAGTCAGCATTAACAAACCCCTTTGTTCACCTCGCTGACTGTTCCCTTCAGTTTGCTCAGTGTAATCAAATTAAATCACATTCTTAATGGTTCATTTACTGGCATTTAGAGCAGCTCCACATGTGGAATTGCTCAGACCAGCCTTCCCAGCTGGGAATTATGGCTAATAAGGCGATTAGAAAAAGTTTCTGTCTGGtctatgaaattatttccatcGCAATTAAAAAGCCCCAGAAGGGTTCGAGGTGAACCTCGCGGGGcgcagcacccactgctgcgtggggagcagagcagcgaGCAGCCCCAGCGCCGTCCTCACCCACGACATCCAGCTGGTAGGTGTGGTTGATGCTCCCGTATTTGTTCTCCACGATGCACGTGTAGTTGCCCTTATCAGATGGCACCACCGAGTCCATGATGATGCTCCAGGTGGCATAGCGGACCTGG
Coding sequences within it:
- the FGFR1 gene encoding fibroblast growth factor receptor 1 isoform X4; its protein translation is MFTWRCLILWAVLVTAALSAARPAPTLPDQDALPSAEDDDDEDDSSSEEKEADNTKPNQAVAPYWTYPEKMEKKLHAVPAAKTVKFKCPSGGTPNPTLRWLKNGKEFKPDHRIGGYKVRYATWSIIMDSVVPSDKGNYTCIVENKYGSINHTYQLDVVERSPHRPILQAGLPANKTVALGSNVEFVCKVYSDPQPHIQWLKHIEVNGSKIGPDNLPYVQILKTAGVNTTDKEMEVLHLRNVSFEDAGEYTCLAGNSIGISHHSAWLTVLEAIEDTPAMMTSPLYLEIIIYCTGAFLISCMVVTVIIYKMKSTTKKTDFNSQLAVHKLAKSIPLRRQVSADSSSSMNSGVMLVRPSRLSSSGTPMLAGVSEYELPEDPRWELPRDRLILGKPLGEGCFGQVVLAEAIGLDKDKPNRVTKVAVKMLKSDATEKDLSDLISEMEMMKMIGKHKNIINLLGACTQDGPLYVIVEYASKGNLREYLQARRPPGMEYCYNPTRVPEEQLSFKDLVSCAYQVARGMEYLASKKCIHRDLAARNVLVTEDNVMKIADFGLARDIHHIDYYKKTTNGRLPVKWMAPEALFDRIYTHQSDVWSFGVLLWEIFTLGGSPYPGVPVEELFKLLKEGHRMDKPSNCTNELYMMMRDCWHAVPSQRPTFKQLVEDLDRIVAMTSNQEYLDLSVPLDQYSPGFPATRSSTCSSGEDSVFSHDALPDEPCLPRCAPHSHAAPKRH
- the FGFR1 gene encoding fibroblast growth factor receptor 1 isoform X3, with amino-acid sequence MFTWRCLILWAVLVTAALSAARPAPTLPDQDALPSAEDDDDEDDSSSEEKEADNTKPNQAVAPYWTYPEKMEKKLHAVPAAKTVKFKCPSGGTPNPTLRWLKNGKEFKPDHRIGGYKVRYATWSIIMDSVVPSDKGNYTCIVENKYGSINHTYQLDVVERSPHRPILQAGLPANKTVALGSNVEFVCKVYSDPQPHIQWLKHIEVNGSKIGPDNLPYVQILKTAGVNTTDKEMEVLHLRNVSFEDAGEYTCLAGNSIGISHHSAWLTVLEAIEDTPAMMTSPLYLEIIIYCTGAFLISCMVVTVIIYKMKSTTKKTDFNSQLAVHKLAKSIPLRRQVTVSADSSSSMNSGVMLVRPSRLSSSGTPMLAGVSEYELPEDPRWELPRDRLILGKPLGEGCFGQVVLAEAIGLDKDKPNRVTKVAVKMLKSDATEKDLSDLISEMEMMKMIGKHKNIINLLGACTQDGPLYVIVEYASKGNLREYLQARRPPGMEYCYNPTRVPEEQLSFKDLVSCAYQVARGMEYLASKKCIHRDLAARNVLVTEDNVMKIADFGLARDIHHIDYYKKTTNGRLPVKWMAPEALFDRIYTHQSDVWSFGVLLWEIFTLGGSPYPGVPVEELFKLLKEGHRMDKPSNCTNELYMMMRDCWHAVPSQRPTFKQLVEDLDRIVAMTSNQEYLDLSVPLDQYSPGFPATRSSTCSSGEDSVFSHDALPDEPCLPRCAPHSHAAPKRH
- the FGFR1 gene encoding fibroblast growth factor receptor 1 isoform X1; protein product: MFTWRCLILWAVLVTAALSAARPAPTLPDQALPKVNIEVESHSAHPGDLLQLRCRLRDDVQSINWVRDGVQLPENNRTRITGEEVEVRDAVPEDSGLYACMTNSPSGSETTYFSVNVSDALPSAEDDDDEDDSSSEEKEADNTKPNQAVAPYWTYPEKMEKKLHAVPAAKTVKFKCPSGGTPNPTLRWLKNGKEFKPDHRIGGYKVRYATWSIIMDSVVPSDKGNYTCIVENKYGSINHTYQLDVVERSPHRPILQAGLPANKTVALGSNVEFVCKVYSDPQPHIQWLKHIEVNGSKIGPDNLPYVQILKTAGVNTTDKEMEVLHLRNVSFEDAGEYTCLAGNSIGISHHSAWLTVLEAIEDTPAMMTSPLYLEIIIYCTGAFLISCMVVTVIIYKMKSTTKKTDFNSQLAVHKLAKSIPLRRQVTVSADSSSSMNSGVMLVRPSRLSSSGTPMLAGVSEYELPEDPRWELPRDRLILGKPLGEGCFGQVVLAEAIGLDKDKPNRVTKVAVKMLKSDATEKDLSDLISEMEMMKMIGKHKNIINLLGACTQDGPLYVIVEYASKGNLREYLQARRPPGMEYCYNPTRVPEEQLSFKDLVSCAYQVARGMEYLASKKCIHRDLAARNVLVTEDNVMKIADFGLARDIHHIDYYKKTTNGRLPVKWMAPEALFDRIYTHQSDVWSFGVLLWEIFTLGGSPYPGVPVEELFKLLKEGHRMDKPSNCTNELYMMMRDCWHAVPSQRPTFKQLVEDLDRIVAMTSNQEYLDLSVPLDQYSPGFPATRSSTCSSGEDSVFSHDALPDEPCLPRCAPHSHAAPKRH
- the FGFR1 gene encoding fibroblast growth factor receptor 1 isoform X2 encodes the protein MFTWRCLILWAVLVTAALSAARPAPTLPDQALPKVNIEVESHSAHPGDLLQLRCRLRDDVQSINWVRDGVQLPENNRTRITGEEVEVRDAVPEDSGLYACMTNSPSGSETTYFSVNVSDALPSAEDDDDEDDSSSEEKEADNTKPNQAVAPYWTYPEKMEKKLHAVPAAKTVKFKCPSGGTPNPTLRWLKNGKEFKPDHRIGGYKVRYATWSIIMDSVVPSDKGNYTCIVENKYGSINHTYQLDVVERSPHRPILQAGLPANKTVALGSNVEFVCKVYSDPQPHIQWLKHIEVNGSKIGPDNLPYVQILKTAGVNTTDKEMEVLHLRNVSFEDAGEYTCLAGNSIGISHHSAWLTVLEAIEDTPAMMTSPLYLEIIIYCTGAFLISCMVVTVIIYKMKSTTKKTDFNSQLAVHKLAKSIPLRRQVSADSSSSMNSGVMLVRPSRLSSSGTPMLAGVSEYELPEDPRWELPRDRLILGKPLGEGCFGQVVLAEAIGLDKDKPNRVTKVAVKMLKSDATEKDLSDLISEMEMMKMIGKHKNIINLLGACTQDGPLYVIVEYASKGNLREYLQARRPPGMEYCYNPTRVPEEQLSFKDLVSCAYQVARGMEYLASKKCIHRDLAARNVLVTEDNVMKIADFGLARDIHHIDYYKKTTNGRLPVKWMAPEALFDRIYTHQSDVWSFGVLLWEIFTLGGSPYPGVPVEELFKLLKEGHRMDKPSNCTNELYMMMRDCWHAVPSQRPTFKQLVEDLDRIVAMTSNQEYLDLSVPLDQYSPGFPATRSSTCSSGEDSVFSHDALPDEPCLPRCAPHSHAAPKRH